In a single window of the Zea mays cultivar B73 chromosome 5, Zm-B73-REFERENCE-NAM-5.0, whole genome shotgun sequence genome:
- the LOC100381623 gene encoding ubiquitin carboxyl-terminal hydrolase 3 isoform X1: MGKRWIPLEANPDVMNQFIWGLGVSERAVQFCDVYGLDDELIALVPHPVLAVLFLYPFTSLRGLMDSSSDQDEENKEESSVSAKSTAGGKDLSKKVYFTKQTIGNACGTIGVIHAIGNATSQIKLVEGSYFGKFYKQTADMDPVQRAAFLEEDDEMEDAHSIAASAGDTNINLDVNVHFVCFSCVDGELYELDGLKSQPTPHGPSSPETLLQDAAEVIKARIAENPNSMNFNVMALSKK; encoded by the exons ATGGGGAAGCGGTGGATCCCACTGGAGGCCAACCCGGACGTCATGAACCAG TTCATATGGGGTCTGGGAGTCTCCGAGAGGGCTGTGCAGTTCTGCGACGTCTACGGCCTGGACGACGAGCTGATCGCCTTGGTGCCCCATCCCGTTCTCGCAGTCCTCTTCCTCTacccgttcacctccctg CGGGGATTGATGGATTCGTCGTCTGATCAGGACGAGGAGAATAAAGAAGAATCAAGTGTTTCTGCCAAATCGACCGCAGGGGGCAAG GATTTGAGCAAGAAGGTATACTTTACAAAGCAGACTATTGGCAATGCTTGTGGAACAATTGGTGTTATTCATGCAATAGGAAATGCAACATCTCAAATCAAGCTAG TTGAGGGTTCCTATTTTGGAAAGTTCTATAAGCAAACAGCTGATATGGATCCAGTCCAG CGTGCTGCCTTCCTTGAGGAAGATGATGAGATGGAGGATGCACATTCTATTGCTGCATCTGCTGGTGACACTAAT ATTAATCTTGATGTTAATGTACACTTTGTATGTTTCTCTTGTGTTGACG GTGAACTTTACGAGCTTGATGGACTAAAATCACAACCCACACCCCATGGCCCATCATCACCTGAAACCTTGTTGCAG GATGCTGCAGAAGTCATCAAAGCTAGAATTGCGGAGAACCCTAACTCGATGAACTTCAATGTCATGGCCCTTTCAAAGAAGTGA
- the LOC100381623 gene encoding Ubiquitin carboxyl-terminal hydrolase 3, with amino-acid sequence MNQFIWGLGVSERAVQFCDVYGLDDELIALVPHPVLAVLFLYPFTSLDEENKEESSVSAKSTAGGKDLSKKVYFTKQTIGNACGTIGVIHAIGNATSQIKLVEGSYFGKFYKQTADMDPVQRAAFLEEDDEMEDAHSIAASAGDTNINLDVNVHFVCFSCVDGELYELDGLKSQPTPHGPSSPETLLQDAAEVIKARIAENPNSMNFNVMALSKK; translated from the exons ATGAACCAG TTCATATGGGGTCTGGGAGTCTCCGAGAGGGCTGTGCAGTTCTGCGACGTCTACGGCCTGGACGACGAGCTGATCGCCTTGGTGCCCCATCCCGTTCTCGCAGTCCTCTTCCTCTacccgttcacctccctg GACGAGGAGAATAAAGAAGAATCAAGTGTTTCTGCCAAATCGACCGCAGGGGGCAAG GATTTGAGCAAGAAGGTATACTTTACAAAGCAGACTATTGGCAATGCTTGTGGAACAATTGGTGTTATTCATGCAATAGGAAATGCAACATCTCAAATCAAGCTAG TTGAGGGTTCCTATTTTGGAAAGTTCTATAAGCAAACAGCTGATATGGATCCAGTCCAG CGTGCTGCCTTCCTTGAGGAAGATGATGAGATGGAGGATGCACATTCTATTGCTGCATCTGCTGGTGACACTAAT ATTAATCTTGATGTTAATGTACACTTTGTATGTTTCTCTTGTGTTGACG GTGAACTTTACGAGCTTGATGGACTAAAATCACAACCCACACCCCATGGCCCATCATCACCTGAAACCTTGTTGCAG GATGCTGCAGAAGTCATCAAAGCTAGAATTGCGGAGAACCCTAACTCGATGAACTTCAATGTCATGGCCCTTTCAAAGAAGTGA
- the LOC103627496 gene encoding protein ROLLING AND ERECT LEAF 2, with amino-acid sequence MGAASSREGDAARAAAREHTKRCRERRRLAREAVRLRRHLAASHAAYLRSLGVVASALTRFAVGEPLPVSDHTPPAVIAHRPVVVPSSPPPLLRAIDQQPQPEARRGGAVPADVGAVFEETRMVVRHRSLAEVAAGLEEYFVKASVAGDTVSALFEASTTEFNGASASHSFLGALCCLSAPTLDRIDSMSSRQRHSATLQQLLAWEKKLYKEVKAREKSQIRHDKKLAELRDQEYSRKIDVDIQKLKAAWDRARGQLETASQSVDATSSAISQLRDAHLARQLLELCHAVLDMWRAMRQHHEAQGLLAQQLRGLSSRTSMDPTSEIHHRATRALEAAMNAWSAAMAHMAKHQRDYVHAVHGWLKLTLTPVNGAAEASPVAAELAAFVDRWGKVLDRVHCVDVLKSIKSFAGAVRAIHALQSDELRVARRVRQYSRELDRKSRMLRQVEKSYYDSYLPGGMSMWHWGRQAHDAGNEVAQRRDEIAACRKMVEDEMRRHAKAIDATRTATVTAVQGKLPAVFQSMAAFSASLANSLEAAYRAPQQNTNMQE; translated from the exons ATGGGAGCTGCCTCGTCGCGGGAAGGGGACGctgcccgcgcggcggcgcgcgAGCACACGAAGCGGTGCCGGGAGCGGCGGCGGCTCGCGCGGGAGGCCGTGCGCCTGCGGCGGCACCTCGCGGCCTCGCACGCCGCGTACCTCCGGTCGCTCGGCGTCGTCGCGTCCGCGCTCACGCGCTTCGCGGTCGGCGAGCCGCTCCCGGTGTCCGACCACACCCCGCCCGCCGTGATCGCGCACCGCCCGGTCGTCGTCCCGTCCTCGCCTCCGCCGTTGCTCCGCGCCATCGACCAACAACCGCAGCCCGAGGCGCGGCGGGGCGGCGCCGTTCCTGCTGACGTCGGCGCTGTTTTTGAGGAGACGAGGATGGTGGTGAGGCACCGGAGCCTCGCGGAGGTCGCGGCGGGGCTGGAGGAGTACTTTGTCAAGGCCAGCGTCGCCGGAGACACGGTGTCGGCCCTGTTTGAGGCCAGTACCACCGAGTTCAACG GTGCCTCAGCCTCACACAGCTTCTTGGGCGCGCTCTGCTGCCTTTCGGCGCCAACGCTCGACCGCATCGACAGCATGAGCAGCCGGCAGAGGCACAGCGCCACCTTGCAGCAGCTCCTGGCATGGGAGAAGAAGCTCTACAAGGAAGTCAAG GCCAGAGAGAAATCGCAAATAAGGCACGACAAGAAGCTCGCTGAGCTGCGGGACCAGGAGTACAGCCGGAAGATCGACGTCGACATCCAGAAGCTCAAGGCGGCGTGGGACAGGGCGCGCGGGCAGCTGGAGACGGCCTCCCAGTCCGTGGACGCGACCTCCTCCGCCATCTCCCAGCTCCGCGACGCCCACCTCGCGCGCCAGCTCCTGGAGCTCTGCCACGCCGTGCTCGACATGTGGCGGGCGATGCGGCAGCACCACGAGGCGCAGGGCCTGCTCGCGCAGCAGCTGCGCGGGCTGAGCAGCCGCACGTCCATGGACCCCACGAGCGAGATCCACCACCGGGCCACGCGGGCGCTCGAGGCCGCCATGAACGCCTGGTCCGCGGCCATGGCGCACATGGCGAAGCACCAGCGCGACTACGTCCACGCCGTCCACGGCTGGCTCAAGCTGACGCTGACGCCGGTCAACGGCGCCGCCGAGGCCTCTCCCGTGGCGGCGGAGCTCGCCGCGTTCGTCGACCGGTGGGGGAAGGTGCTCGACCGCGTGCACTGCGTGGACGTGCTCAAGTCGATCAAGAGCTTCGCGGGCGCGGTCCGCGCGATCCACGCGCTCCAGAGCGACGAgctgcgggtggcgcggcgcgtgaGGCAGTACTCCCGCGAGCTGGACCGCAAGTCCCGGATGCTGCGGCAGGTCGAGAAGAGCTACTACGACTCGTACCTGCCCGGGGGCATGTCGATGTGGCACTGGGGGAGGCAGGCGCACGATGCGGGCAACGAGGTGGCGCAGCGCAGGGACGAGATCGCGGCTTGCCGGAAGATGGTGGAGGACGAGATGCGGAGGCATGCCAAGGCCATAGACGCCACGAGGACGGCCACGGTCACGGCCGTGCAGGGGAAGCTGCCTGCCGTGTTCCAGTCGATGGCCGCGTTCTCGGCGTCGCTTGCGAACTCGCTGGAGGCCGCGTACAGGGCTCCACAGCAGAACACCAACATGCAGGAGTAG